In Phycisphaerae bacterium, one genomic interval encodes:
- a CDS encoding ImmA/IrrE family metallo-endopeptidase: protein MAQQIESTNRAAEKRRQAKSLIDGALNDLAGALEQGKSQTLVAYLATIARFHRYSFGNIMLIASQRPDATHVAGYRKWQQLGRQVKHGEKGILIFAPMFLKNRADESPPETSTPDEPDKLLRFRVVHVFDVSQTEGEALPEHATVNGDPAGFTDKLKRFAADSGIVVEYSAHIGSAHGYSCGGGIVLRDDLSPAETFSTLAHELAHEFLHHGEGAVRGSKTVRETEAEAVAFVVSHAIGLDTNTASSDYIQLYAGDKDTLSQSLDRIQKTASKILAAISDDEDATADV from the coding sequence ATGGCACAACAAATCGAATCCACGAACCGAGCAGCGGAGAAACGGCGTCAGGCGAAGAGCCTCATCGACGGAGCGTTGAACGACCTTGCAGGCGCCCTCGAACAGGGCAAGAGTCAAACACTCGTCGCCTACCTCGCAACGATAGCCAGATTCCACCGCTACAGCTTCGGAAACATCATGCTCATCGCATCCCAACGACCGGACGCGACCCATGTGGCCGGCTACCGCAAATGGCAGCAACTCGGGCGACAGGTAAAGCACGGCGAAAAAGGCATCCTGATCTTCGCGCCGATGTTCCTCAAGAACCGTGCCGACGAGTCACCACCGGAGACTTCCACCCCTGACGAGCCCGACAAACTTCTCCGCTTTCGTGTCGTCCACGTCTTCGATGTGTCGCAGACCGAAGGCGAAGCGCTCCCCGAGCATGCCACCGTCAACGGCGACCCAGCCGGATTCACCGATAAACTGAAGAGATTCGCCGCCGATTCCGGTATCGTCGTCGAGTATTCCGCCCACATCGGTTCCGCACACGGCTATTCCTGTGGTGGTGGGATCGTCCTGCGCGACGACCTATCACCGGCCGAGACGTTCTCTACGTTGGCACATGAACTGGCCCACGAGTTCCTGCACCACGGCGAAGGCGCCGTTCGCGGCTCGAAAACGGTTCGCGAAACCGAAGCCGAAGCGGTAGCGTTTGTCGTGTCCCATGCCATCGGCCTGGACACCAACACCGCGTCATCCGATTACATCCAGCTCTACGCGGGTGACAAGGACACGCTGTCCCAGTCCCTCGACCGCATCCAGAAAACGGCCTCGAAAATCCTCGCCGCGATCTCCGACGACGAAGACGCCACGGCCGACGTGTAG